A single Elusimicrobiota bacterium DNA region contains:
- a CDS encoding alpha/beta hydrolase has translation MRSEKAFAAGGVRINYLETGSPTGAPVVMFHGGAWRWQEYLSLIPALAKRWRVYALDLRGNGGSGWTPGRYRLEDFRDDGAAFLSRFPGPAVLVGHSIGGVVALMVAARCPDRVRALIIEDAPLTAGNYRDLIESSRGMFENWLRLKGSARSRAELSLALAREYRDCPGVTSSWILFFSGCLWQLDPTFFDPLLHDFAGFIRSYDYKRVIGRIRCPILFLRGETKLGAVMTDEELHWLKRNAANAACVEIAGVGHLLHLQDQGQAPVRKEMTAFLERVCRRDGKPRSARSRRPG, from the coding sequence ATGAGATCAGAGAAGGCCTTTGCTGCCGGCGGGGTCAGGATCAACTATCTGGAGACCGGTTCGCCGACCGGCGCGCCAGTGGTCATGTTCCATGGCGGCGCCTGGCGCTGGCAGGAATACCTCTCTCTGATCCCGGCCCTTGCCAAGCGCTGGCGTGTCTACGCTCTCGATCTGAGGGGCAACGGGGGTTCGGGGTGGACTCCCGGACGATACCGCCTCGAGGATTTTCGCGATGACGGGGCGGCTTTTCTGAGCCGATTTCCGGGGCCGGCCGTGCTGGTGGGGCATTCGATCGGAGGAGTGGTCGCCCTCATGGTCGCCGCGCGCTGTCCTGATCGGGTCAGAGCGCTCATCATCGAGGATGCCCCGTTGACCGCGGGCAATTACAGGGACCTCATCGAATCGTCTCGCGGGATGTTCGAGAACTGGCTGAGGCTGAAGGGATCGGCGCGGTCGAGAGCGGAGCTGTCCTTGGCCCTGGCCCGCGAATATCGGGATTGTCCGGGGGTGACGAGTTCCTGGATCCTGTTCTTCTCCGGCTGCCTCTGGCAGCTCGATCCGACCTTCTTCGACCCTCTGCTTCATGACTTCGCCGGGTTCATTAGAAGCTACGACTACAAGAGGGTCATCGGTCGGATCCGCTGTCCTATCCTCTTCCTTCGCGGCGAGACCAAGCTCGGCGCGGTGATGACCGATGAGGAGCTCCATTGGCTCAAAAGGAATGCCGCCAATGCGGCCTGCGTCGAGATCGCGGGAGTCGGCCATCTCCTGCACCTGCAGGATCAGGGGCAGGCGCCTGTGCGGAAGGAGATGACGGCATTCCTGGAACGCGTCTGCCGTCGAGACGGCAAGCCCCGCTCCGCTAGGTCCAGACGCCCGGGATGA